A portion of the Lolium rigidum isolate FL_2022 chromosome 1, APGP_CSIRO_Lrig_0.1, whole genome shotgun sequence genome contains these proteins:
- the LOC124682738 gene encoding ras-related protein RABA1f-like — MAYRADDDYDYLFKVVLIGDSGVGKSNLLTRFTRNEFSLESKSTIGVEFATRSIRVDDKVVKAQIWDTAGQERYRAITSAYYRGAVGALVVYDVTRHVTFENVERWLKELKDHTDANIVIMLVGNKADLRHLRAVSVEDAKAFAESGYTFFMETSALEAMNVEDAFTEVLTQIYRVVSKKALDIGDDPAAPPRGQTINVGSKDDVSAVKKAGCCSS; from the exons ATGGCGTACCGGGCGGACGACGACTACGACTACCTCTTCAAGGTGGTGCTCATCGGCGACTCGGGGGTCGGGAAATCCAACCTCCTCACGCGGTTCACGCGCAACGAGTTCAGCCTCGAGTCCAAGTCCACCATCGGGGTCGAGTTCGCGACAAGGAGCATCAGGGTCGACGACAAGGTCGTCAAGGCGCAGATCTGGGACACCGCCGGCCAAGAGAG GTACCGTGCAATTACAAGTGCATATTACAGAGGAGCTGTTGGTGCGCTTGTTGTGTATGACGTGACACGGCATGTGACCTTCGAGAATGTTGAGAGGTGGCTGAAGGAGCTCAAGGACCATACCGATGCCAATATTGTGATCATGCTCGTTGGCAACAAAGCCGACCTGCGACACTTGCGGGCGGTCTCTGTGGAGGATGCCAAGGCATTTGCAGAGAGCGGGTACACATTTTTCATGGAAACCTCTGCCTTGGAGGCCATGAATGTAGAGGACGCCTTTACTGAGGTGCTAACGCAGATTTACCGAGTGGTCAGTAAGAAAGCCCTTGACATAGGCGACGACCCTGCTGCTCCACCACGAGGGCAGACCATCAACGTCGGGTCAAAAGACGATGTCTCCGCCGTAAAGAAGGCTGGATGCTGTTCATCTTAA